In a genomic window of Halostella litorea:
- a CDS encoding potassium channel family protein, protein MASLPVEVLLGIYLGLLTGIFPALISGVLGFVFKYFTGVTLPGLGVVVLGVAVAGVNGGLLGLIDPSIQQSPRLIVAVTVVMMLSLYAHSQGDKLGATLPKRFSLGSLGRTTLSMDVVEFVGGIGQVTVTAAGPVGEVEGYPPLPEDVRAAIRQGSWRFPADLPVEEIERRLAERLRSEHDLADATASIDSRGRATISAAPASGGLSRRVPAGHRAVSVAALVPTGIARGDRVRVLTDGARVEGTVLSAKSDPGSAPKAPPAGGNGDVATDGGTDEAAADADVEPAAPTTTGGEGRVTLAVPKARASALLRVDRGRVVVLSRGVRREYELVSLLRRAGKRIRRLTVAAGSDLDGLTVGEANGREADAVAVLAVDRAGDGRAPDGTDGWAFSPEGTATLSAGDELFVAGAADALDRFEGAAR, encoded by the coding sequence ATGGCATCGCTGCCCGTCGAAGTTCTTCTCGGCATCTACCTCGGCCTGCTCACCGGCATCTTCCCGGCGCTCATCTCCGGCGTTCTCGGGTTCGTGTTCAAGTACTTCACCGGCGTCACGCTGCCGGGGCTCGGGGTCGTCGTCCTCGGGGTCGCTGTCGCCGGCGTCAACGGCGGCCTGCTTGGCCTCATCGACCCGTCGATCCAGCAGTCGCCGCGGCTGATCGTCGCCGTCACAGTCGTGATGATGCTGTCGCTGTACGCCCACAGCCAGGGCGACAAACTCGGCGCGACGCTGCCCAAGCGGTTCTCGCTGGGCTCGCTCGGCCGCACCACGCTCTCGATGGACGTGGTGGAGTTCGTCGGCGGCATCGGCCAGGTGACGGTCACGGCCGCCGGACCGGTCGGTGAAGTCGAGGGGTACCCGCCGCTCCCGGAGGACGTGCGGGCGGCGATCCGGCAGGGGTCGTGGCGCTTCCCGGCCGACCTGCCGGTCGAGGAGATCGAACGCCGGCTGGCCGAGCGGCTCCGCTCGGAGCACGACCTGGCCGACGCGACGGCGTCGATAGACTCCCGCGGCCGGGCGACGATAAGCGCCGCGCCAGCGAGCGGCGGGCTCTCGCGGCGGGTGCCGGCGGGCCACCGCGCCGTCTCCGTCGCCGCGCTCGTCCCGACGGGGATCGCCCGCGGCGACCGGGTGCGCGTCCTGACCGACGGGGCGCGGGTCGAGGGGACGGTCCTCAGCGCGAAGTCGGACCCGGGGTCGGCCCCGAAAGCCCCGCCCGCGGGCGGCAACGGGGACGTCGCGACCGACGGCGGGACCGACGAGGCGGCCGCGGACGCGGACGTCGAGCCGGCCGCCCCGACGACGACTGGCGGCGAAGGGCGGGTCACGCTCGCCGTCCCGAAGGCGCGGGCGTCGGCGCTGCTGCGGGTCGACCGCGGCCGCGTGGTCGTCCTCTCGCGGGGCGTCCGCCGCGAGTACGAACTCGTCTCGCTGCTGCGGCGGGCGGGCAAGCGCATCCGCCGGCTCACCGTCGCGGCCGGGAGCGACCTCGACGGCCTGACGGTCGGCGAGGCGAACGGCCGCGAGGCCGACGCCGTCGCCGTGCTGGCGGTCGACCGGGCCGGCGACGGCCGGGCGCCGGACGGGACCGACGGCTGGGCGTTCTCGCCCGAGGGGACCGCGACGCTTTCGGCCGGCGACGAACTGTTCGTCGCGGGGGCGGCCGACGCGCTCGACCGCTTCGAGGGGGCGGCCCGATGA
- a CDS encoding potassium transporter TrkA, with product MNVALGAVAAAGAQILLFAVLAGALAGLVAFGYRWYGREGVPDGLAILIGITVIGAWLNTDAALREAIVGRSDLLDPEVAAFTVVAFVVGGIASDLGRRGGDRLAADALSVTGARDVDREVSQLVRAAGRVVRVELPEEVQDIDGYDPVPDTTKAEVAGTVLLFPRRLTVAELEDRIRARLRDDYGVGHIDLGVEADGTVDYLALGSRAAGLGPTLAPGSAAVAVRADPAFSASPGDIVEVWRDGGEPKRVATGELRAAVGDVATLALDEASARAVDPDATYRLVTLPAEPSADREFASLLRAAPETMAGATVAEGSPIVGQPVGALAVTVAAVTSADGRVEALPPRSRTLAAGETVFVVARPADLRRFEAAVEPPEAEVTS from the coding sequence ATGAACGTCGCCCTCGGGGCGGTCGCGGCCGCCGGCGCGCAGATCCTGCTGTTCGCAGTCCTCGCCGGCGCGCTGGCCGGGCTCGTCGCCTTCGGCTACCGCTGGTACGGCCGCGAGGGGGTGCCGGACGGCCTGGCGATACTGATCGGGATCACCGTGATCGGCGCGTGGCTCAACACCGACGCCGCGCTGCGGGAGGCGATCGTTGGCCGGTCGGACCTGCTCGACCCGGAGGTGGCCGCGTTCACGGTCGTCGCGTTCGTGGTCGGCGGGATCGCGTCGGACCTCGGCCGACGCGGGGGCGACCGCCTGGCGGCGGACGCGCTTTCGGTCACCGGCGCGCGCGACGTGGACCGCGAGGTGAGCCAGCTGGTGCGGGCCGCCGGCCGGGTCGTCCGGGTCGAACTCCCCGAGGAGGTCCAGGACATCGACGGCTACGACCCGGTGCCCGACACGACGAAGGCGGAGGTCGCCGGCACCGTCCTCCTCTTCCCGCGCCGGCTCACCGTCGCGGAGCTTGAGGACCGGATCCGGGCGCGGCTCCGGGACGACTACGGGGTCGGCCACATCGACCTCGGGGTCGAGGCCGACGGCACCGTCGACTACCTCGCGCTGGGCAGCCGCGCGGCGGGGCTCGGGCCGACGTTGGCCCCCGGCTCCGCGGCCGTCGCGGTCCGCGCGGACCCCGCCTTTTCGGCCTCGCCCGGCGACATCGTCGAGGTGTGGCGGGACGGCGGAGAGCCCAAGCGGGTGGCGACCGGCGAACTGCGCGCCGCCGTCGGGGACGTCGCCACGCTGGCGCTGGACGAGGCCAGCGCCCGCGCCGTCGACCCCGACGCGACCTACCGCCTCGTGACGCTGCCCGCGGAGCCGTCGGCGGACCGCGAGTTCGCGTCGCTGCTGCGGGCCGCCCCGGAGACGATGGCCGGCGCGACGGTCGCCGAGGGCAGCCCGATCGTCGGCCAGCCCGTCGGCGCGCTCGCGGTGACGGTCGCCGCGGTGACGAGCGCCGACGGGCGCGTCGAGGCGCTGCCCCCCCGGAGCCGCACCCTCGCGGCGGGCGAGACGGTGTTCGTGGTCGCCCGCCCCGCCGACCTGCGCCGGTTCGAGGCGGCGGTCGAGCCCCCCGAGGCGGAAGTTACTTCCTGA
- a CDS encoding ubiquitin-like small modifier protein 1, producing the protein MQWKLFADLAEHAGTKEIPVDEGADTVGEALDALLADRPALAERVLTDDGELRDHINVLRNGTNVLVEGDGLEERLEAGDELALFPPVSGG; encoded by the coding sequence ATGCAGTGGAAACTGTTCGCGGACCTCGCCGAGCACGCCGGGACGAAGGAGATCCCCGTCGACGAGGGCGCAGACACCGTGGGCGAGGCGCTGGACGCGCTGCTCGCCGACCGCCCGGCGCTGGCCGAGCGCGTGCTGACCGACGACGGCGAGCTCCGGGACCACATCAACGTCCTCCGCAACGGGACGAACGTGCTCGTGGAGGGCGACGGGCTGGAGGAGCGCCTGGAGGCGGGCGACGAACTCGCGCTGTTCCCGCCGGTCAGCGGCGGGTAG
- a CDS encoding GNAT family N-acetyltransferase, whose protein sequence is MGVSGVELRPATADDYDDVVAFTEGTWADRGRSDYIPRIYHDWIEGPDGGERRRTLVGVVDGDVVGIAQAVMLSEHEAWCQGMRVDPDYRGERVGEAVTYGLFDWARERGAAVARNMVFSWNVAGLGHSRAMGFAPATEFRWAHPEPDADAEPAATVTGDPDAAWSYWADSDARDHLRGLALSMDETWATRELTRGLLRRAADETATFAVQDGGTRGMAYRVRDYERENEDGELEHRAEYGVGAWDDLDACRDVLAAVRRDAGELGADHVRVLVPETARHVSDVAATRTRVSDEPDFVMAADLTDR, encoded by the coding sequence ATGGGAGTGAGCGGGGTCGAACTGCGCCCGGCGACGGCCGACGACTACGACGACGTGGTCGCGTTCACCGAGGGGACGTGGGCCGACCGCGGCCGGAGCGACTACATCCCGCGGATCTACCACGACTGGATCGAGGGGCCGGACGGCGGCGAACGCCGGCGCACGCTCGTCGGCGTCGTCGACGGCGACGTCGTCGGGATCGCCCAGGCGGTCATGCTCTCCGAGCACGAGGCGTGGTGTCAGGGGATGCGCGTCGACCCCGACTACCGCGGCGAGCGGGTCGGCGAGGCGGTCACCTACGGCCTGTTCGACTGGGCGCGCGAGCGGGGCGCGGCCGTCGCCCGCAACATGGTGTTCTCGTGGAACGTCGCCGGCCTCGGCCACTCCCGCGCGATGGGGTTCGCGCCGGCGACGGAGTTCCGGTGGGCACACCCCGAACCGGACGCGGACGCCGAGCCGGCGGCGACCGTCACGGGCGACCCGGACGCCGCGTGGTCGTACTGGGCGGACAGCGACGCCCGGGACCACCTGCGGGGGCTGGCGCTCTCCATGGACGAGACGTGGGCGACGCGGGAGCTGACCCGCGGCCTGCTCCGCCGTGCGGCCGACGAGACGGCGACGTTCGCGGTGCAGGACGGCGGCACGCGCGGGATGGCCTACCGCGTGCGCGACTACGAGCGCGAGAACGAGGACGGCGAACTCGAACACCGCGCCGAGTACGGCGTCGGCGCGTGGGACGACCTCGACGCCTGCCGCGACGTGCTGGCCGCGGTCCGGCGGGACGCCGGCGAACTGGGCGCCGACCACGTCCGCGTGCTGGTGCCCGAGACGGCCCGGCACGTCAGCGACGTGGCGGCGACCCGGACGCGGGTCTCCGACGAGCCGGACTTCGTGATGGCGGCCGACCTCACCGACCGCTGA
- the gatD gene encoding Glu-tRNA(Gln) amidotransferase subunit GatD translates to MNAGDRVRVERADQTHEGVLLPSTTADHLVVKLDGGYNVGIEREDADVEVVESDAHEIEEGDDGDASAVEFDEDLPTVSLISTGGTIASTVDYRTGAVTAQFDAEDVLRAVPDLAGLANYRGRVVANILSENMTPDVWRDLAEAVREEIEAGADGVVVMHGTDTMQYSASALSFMLDTPVPVVFTGSQRSADRPSSDNVMNAVCAVEAAKSDAAEVMVCMHASESDDVCALHRGTRVRKNHTSRRDAFETVGAKPLGEVDYEVGETPDVSFRRDYAERGATELSIAPDLNPDVELLKFAPGMDPAFLDVAEGADGLVIEGTGLGHVHTDLIPRIEALVDDGTTVVMTSQCIEGRVCDRVYDTGRDLLDAGVVEAGDTLPGTAVVKLMWALENAADPETAMAEPVAGELTERSVPWE, encoded by the coding sequence ATGAACGCAGGCGACCGCGTCCGCGTCGAACGCGCGGACCAGACCCACGAGGGCGTGTTGCTCCCCTCCACGACGGCCGACCACCTCGTCGTGAAGTTAGACGGGGGGTACAACGTCGGGATCGAGCGCGAGGACGCCGACGTCGAGGTCGTAGAGTCCGACGCCCACGAGATCGAGGAGGGCGACGACGGCGACGCCTCGGCCGTGGAGTTCGACGAGGACCTCCCGACGGTGTCGCTGATAAGCACCGGCGGCACCATCGCCTCGACCGTCGACTACCGCACGGGCGCGGTGACCGCCCAGTTCGACGCCGAGGACGTGCTTCGGGCCGTTCCGGACCTGGCGGGGCTGGCGAACTACCGCGGCCGGGTCGTCGCCAACATCCTCTCGGAGAACATGACGCCGGACGTGTGGCGCGACCTCGCCGAGGCCGTCCGCGAGGAGATAGAGGCCGGCGCGGACGGCGTCGTCGTGATGCACGGCACGGACACGATGCAGTACAGCGCGTCGGCGCTCTCGTTCATGCTCGACACGCCGGTCCCGGTCGTGTTCACGGGGAGCCAGCGCTCGGCCGACCGGCCGTCCTCGGACAACGTGATGAACGCCGTCTGCGCGGTCGAGGCCGCCAAGAGCGACGCCGCCGAGGTGATGGTCTGCATGCACGCCTCCGAGAGCGACGACGTCTGCGCGCTCCACCGCGGCACCCGGGTGCGGAAGAACCACACCTCCCGCCGGGACGCCTTCGAGACGGTCGGCGCGAAGCCCCTCGGCGAGGTCGACTACGAGGTCGGCGAGACCCCCGACGTCTCCTTCCGCCGCGACTACGCCGAGCGCGGCGCGACGGAGCTCTCGATCGCCCCCGACCTGAACCCCGACGTGGAACTGCTGAAGTTCGCGCCCGGGATGGACCCGGCGTTCCTCGACGTGGCCGAGGGGGCCGACGGCCTCGTGATCGAGGGCACCGGGCTCGGCCACGTCCACACCGACCTCATCCCGCGGATCGAGGCGCTGGTCGACGACGGGACGACCGTCGTCATGACCAGCCAGTGCATCGAGGGGCGGGTCTGTGACCGCGTGTACGACACCGGCCGCGACCTGCTGGACGCCGGCGTCGTCGAGGCCGGCGACACGCTCCCCGGCACCGCCGTGGTGAAGCTGATGTGGGCGCTGGAGAACGCCGCCGACCCCGAGACGGCGATGGCCGAACCGGTCGCCGGCGAACTCACCGAGCGGTCGGTGCCATGGGAGTGA
- a CDS encoding EscU/YscU/HrcU family type III secretion system export apparatus switch protein yields the protein MSERTDQLTRSSDETVDESLDDAFDSGSLRSGSSAETEPEGDASGLERWFDPGTFLVSAVLLAVGLVGGGATIPFFGRALGMFAVAFAVGLASSERRYAEVGLAGVAVGGGASLLRNALLTLAGVGVPLVAVSAVVGGLAGVLGVYFGRDLRDGLTRDL from the coding sequence ATGAGCGAGCGCACGGACCAGCTCACCCGGTCGAGCGACGAGACGGTCGACGAGTCGCTCGACGACGCCTTCGACAGCGGGAGCCTCCGCTCCGGGTCGAGCGCCGAAACCGAACCCGAGGGCGACGCCTCGGGGCTGGAGCGCTGGTTCGACCCGGGCACCTTCCTCGTGTCGGCCGTCCTGCTCGCGGTCGGGCTGGTCGGCGGCGGCGCGACGATCCCCTTCTTCGGACGGGCGCTGGGCATGTTCGCCGTCGCCTTCGCCGTCGGGCTGGCGAGTTCCGAGCGGCGGTACGCGGAGGTCGGGCTGGCCGGCGTCGCGGTCGGCGGCGGCGCGTCGCTGCTCCGGAACGCCCTCCTGACGCTCGCCGGCGTCGGCGTCCCGCTGGTCGCCGTCAGCGCCGTCGTCGGCGGGCTGGCCGGCGTACTCGGCGTCTACTTCGGCCGCGACCTGCGGGACGGGCTGACGCGGGACCTCTAG
- a CDS encoding metalloregulator ArsR/SmtB family transcription factor: MDSAALLDLLGNENRRRILRLLARKPCYVTEISEYLGVSPKAVIEHLRKLEEAGLVESHTDDQRRKYFHIARNLRLEVNVSPYGFGTKSAYPASRSLDITTWRYLSLDVDPADDPDPAEADADPEELAASLARLEELENELSMAQRWVQGRMTDLLDSIAEATDEEVNSRLSADVLRALAERPHTVGELAEAVDASPELVERTLAAMADGDFVRRTGDGWTLA, from the coding sequence ATGGATTCTGCCGCGCTGCTGGACCTGCTCGGCAACGAGAACCGCAGGCGCATCCTGCGGCTGCTCGCCCGCAAGCCCTGCTACGTCACCGAGATAAGCGAATACCTCGGCGTCAGCCCGAAGGCGGTCATCGAGCACCTCCGGAAGCTCGAGGAGGCGGGGTTGGTCGAGAGCCACACCGACGACCAGCGGCGCAAGTACTTCCACATCGCGCGGAACCTCCGGCTCGAAGTGAACGTCTCGCCGTACGGCTTCGGGACGAAAAGCGCCTATCCGGCGAGCCGGAGCCTCGACATCACGACCTGGCGCTACCTCTCGCTCGACGTCGACCCCGCCGACGACCCCGACCCGGCCGAGGCCGACGCGGACCCCGAGGAACTGGCGGCGTCGCTGGCCCGGCTGGAGGAACTGGAAAACGAGCTCTCGATGGCTCAGCGGTGGGTACAGGGCCGGATGACCGACCTGCTCGACAGCATCGCCGAGGCGACCGACGAGGAGGTAAACAGCCGGCTCTCGGCGGACGTGCTCCGGGCGCTCGCCGAGCGGCCCCACACGGTCGGCGAACTCGCCGAGGCGGTCGACGCGTCGCCGGAACTGGTCGAGCGGACGCTGGCGGCGATGGCCGACGGCGACTTCGTCCGGCGGACGGGCGACGGCTGGACGCTCGCCTAG
- a CDS encoding DUF5802 family protein, whose protein sequence is MFEEFSSGYYFGRLYVEPFDGERAVMQRAQHERVNEQLYASGEGIERLDTPLVMKLGNRHFPVHAEEGVPSDTLAVPETLLGDGVRDPPALREVLLAKADRASQLLRLSGGDGRPDNT, encoded by the coding sequence ATGTTCGAGGAGTTCTCCAGCGGCTACTACTTCGGGCGGCTCTACGTCGAGCCGTTCGACGGGGAGCGCGCAGTCATGCAGCGAGCGCAACACGAGCGCGTCAACGAGCAGTTGTACGCGAGCGGCGAGGGGATCGAGCGCCTCGACACACCGCTCGTAATGAAACTCGGGAACCGACACTTCCCGGTCCACGCGGAGGAGGGCGTCCCGTCGGACACGCTCGCCGTCCCCGAAACGCTCCTCGGCGACGGCGTCCGCGACCCGCCGGCGCTCCGCGAGGTGCTGCTGGCGAAAGCCGACCGCGCCTCCCAGCTGTTGCGGCTCTCGGGGGGCGACGGCCGACCGGACAACACCTGA
- a CDS encoding Vms1/Ankzf1 family peptidyl-tRNA hydrolase, whose product MLDELLGRAALKDRIDELEEEKRHLERRLEAESERRADAVSARQDAEQRVNRLEDRIAELEDRVERAGDGDAAAAEFRGVEELRGDRLAAVLDRLDSVDAGEEGAMTAMVGDEVPAAVREAFGDRAALVDRASPCLAVTDDAGLVSAALAPPVAPAAFAAWDDGFRVEREWFLPTGEFAFALVRSDLFALGEYDGRERTATTAFESDVKGSHSKGGFSQARFERRRDEQVAEHVERCEAALADRDADRLILVGEHTVLDDVDAEAAATAAVDATGDPEDALDEAFYDFWTTTLYRL is encoded by the coding sequence ATGCTCGACGAGCTGCTGGGTCGGGCGGCGCTGAAGGACCGCATCGACGAGCTAGAGGAGGAAAAGCGCCACCTTGAGCGACGGCTGGAGGCCGAATCCGAGCGCCGCGCCGACGCGGTCAGCGCCCGGCAGGACGCCGAACAGCGGGTGAACCGGCTGGAGGACCGGATCGCCGAACTGGAGGACCGCGTCGAGCGGGCCGGCGACGGCGACGCGGCGGCCGCCGAGTTCCGCGGCGTCGAGGAGCTTCGTGGCGACCGCCTCGCCGCCGTGCTCGACCGCCTCGACAGCGTCGACGCCGGCGAGGAGGGCGCGATGACGGCGATGGTCGGCGACGAGGTACCGGCGGCCGTCCGCGAGGCGTTCGGCGACCGCGCCGCGCTGGTCGACCGGGCCAGCCCCTGCCTCGCGGTGACCGACGACGCCGGCCTCGTGAGCGCCGCGCTCGCGCCGCCGGTCGCGCCGGCCGCCTTCGCGGCGTGGGACGACGGCTTCCGGGTCGAGCGGGAGTGGTTCCTGCCGACCGGCGAGTTCGCGTTCGCGCTCGTCCGCTCGGATCTGTTCGCGCTGGGCGAGTACGACGGCCGCGAGCGCACCGCGACGACGGCGTTCGAGAGCGACGTGAAGGGGAGCCACTCGAAGGGCGGCTTCTCGCAGGCCCGCTTCGAGCGCCGGCGGGACGAGCAGGTCGCCGAGCACGTCGAGCGCTGCGAGGCGGCGCTCGCCGACCGCGACGCCGACCGGCTGATACTCGTGGGCGAGCACACCGTGCTGGACGACGTCGACGCCGAGGCGGCGGCGACCGCCGCCGTGGATGCGACCGGCGACCCCGAGGACGCGCTGGACGAGGCGTTCTACGACTTCTGGACGACGACGCTGTACCGGCTGTAG
- a CDS encoding DUF1611 domain-containing protein, whose product MAIAILAHGKFPERAKTALGVMRYGDDDVAAVLDRDRAGERVADHVADVPDAPIVASMDDVGAVDALLIGIAPIGGEFVESWRPDVRAALERGCDVISGLHDFLAEDDEFASLAAEHGCDIWDVRRPRDDLSVAEGVAREVDAEVILTVGTDCSVGKMTATMELAAAARERGHDAAVIPTGQTGIMIEGWGNPVDRVVSDFTAGAVEEMIVERGDEHDYLFVEGQASIVHPAYSAVTCGILHGAMPDAMVLCHRAGRDVIHGYEEFTLPPLPSYVERYESLAAPVHGSAVVAGALNTMDVDGDDDAREAVREYGDALDLPVADLVRFDPDLVLEAVL is encoded by the coding sequence ATGGCTATCGCGATCCTCGCCCACGGGAAGTTCCCCGAGCGCGCCAAGACGGCGCTCGGCGTCATGCGGTACGGCGACGACGACGTCGCCGCCGTCCTCGACCGCGACCGGGCGGGCGAACGCGTCGCCGACCACGTCGCCGACGTGCCGGACGCGCCCATCGTCGCGTCGATGGACGACGTCGGCGCGGTCGACGCGCTGCTGATCGGGATCGCGCCGATCGGCGGCGAGTTCGTCGAGTCCTGGCGGCCGGACGTCCGCGCCGCCCTGGAACGTGGCTGTGACGTGATCTCGGGGCTCCACGACTTCCTCGCCGAGGACGACGAGTTCGCCTCCCTCGCCGCCGAGCACGGCTGTGATATCTGGGACGTGCGGCGGCCACGCGACGACCTGTCCGTCGCCGAGGGCGTCGCCCGCGAGGTGGACGCCGAGGTGATCCTCACCGTCGGCACGGACTGCTCGGTCGGGAAGATGACCGCGACGATGGAACTGGCCGCGGCGGCCCGCGAGCGCGGCCACGACGCCGCCGTGATCCCGACGGGCCAGACCGGGATCATGATCGAGGGGTGGGGGAACCCGGTCGACCGCGTGGTGAGCGACTTCACCGCCGGTGCGGTCGAGGAGATGATAGTCGAGAGGGGCGACGAGCACGACTACCTGTTCGTCGAGGGGCAGGCGAGCATCGTCCACCCGGCGTACTCCGCGGTGACCTGCGGCATCCTCCACGGCGCGATGCCGGACGCGATGGTGCTGTGTCACCGCGCCGGCCGCGACGTCATCCACGGCTACGAGGAGTTCACGCTCCCGCCGCTGCCGTCGTACGTCGAGCGCTACGAGTCGCTGGCCGCGCCGGTCCACGGGTCGGCCGTCGTCGCCGGCGCGCTGAACACGATGGACGTCGACGGCGACGACGACGCCCGCGAGGCCGTCCGTGAGTACGGCGACGCGCTCGACCTGCCGGTCGCGGACCTCGTCCGGTTCGACCCCGACCTCGTGCTGGAGGCGGTGCTGTGA
- a CDS encoding dipeptide epimerase, with translation MTLSTSFERLELPLETPFTIARGTQTVSENVVVRVEDGDGRVGVGGAAPARHYGETADTVEAVLPDLLAVVEEVGDPHQLRRIERRMREVVRDNPAARCAVSVALHDLVAKRADLPLYRYWGLDPERTVRTSFTVGLDDPDRMREKAADAVDAGHGVLKVKLGTDRDEAVVDAVRSAAPDARIRVDANEAWTPREAVRMSETLADYGVEFIEQPVPAENPEGLRFVHERSALPVAADESCVTPDDVPRVADRTDIVTIKLMKCGGLAEARRMIHAARVHGLEVMLGCMVESNASIAAAAHLAPLLDYADLDGSLLLDRDPFDGVSLPDGVIDLAALARPGTGAVER, from the coding sequence GTGACGCTCTCGACCTCGTTCGAGCGGCTTGAACTGCCGCTGGAGACGCCCTTTACCATCGCCCGCGGCACGCAGACCGTCTCGGAGAACGTGGTCGTCCGGGTCGAGGACGGCGACGGCCGCGTCGGCGTCGGCGGCGCGGCCCCCGCCAGGCACTACGGCGAGACCGCCGACACCGTCGAGGCGGTCCTCCCGGACCTGCTCGCGGTCGTCGAGGAGGTCGGGGACCCCCACCAGCTCCGCCGGATCGAACGCCGCATGCGGGAGGTCGTGCGGGACAACCCCGCCGCGCGCTGTGCCGTCAGCGTCGCCCTCCACGACCTCGTCGCCAAGCGCGCGGACCTGCCGCTGTACCGGTACTGGGGGCTGGACCCGGAGCGGACCGTCCGCACCTCCTTCACCGTCGGGCTGGACGACCCCGACCGGATGCGCGAGAAGGCGGCCGACGCTGTCGACGCCGGCCACGGGGTGCTGAAGGTGAAACTCGGCACCGACCGCGACGAGGCGGTCGTCGACGCGGTACGCTCGGCGGCCCCCGACGCGCGGATCCGCGTCGACGCCAACGAGGCGTGGACGCCCCGCGAGGCCGTGCGGATGTCCGAGACCCTCGCCGACTACGGCGTGGAGTTTATCGAACAGCCGGTGCCGGCCGAGAACCCGGAGGGCTTGCGGTTCGTCCACGAGCGGTCGGCGCTGCCGGTCGCCGCCGACGAGTCCTGCGTGACGCCCGACGACGTGCCGCGGGTCGCCGACCGGACCGACATCGTCACGATCAAGCTGATGAAATGCGGCGGCCTCGCCGAGGCGCGGCGGATGATCCACGCCGCACGCGTCCACGGGCTGGAGGTGATGCTCGGCTGCATGGTCGAGAGCAACGCCTCCATCGCGGCGGCCGCCCACCTCGCGCCGCTGCTCGACTACGCGGATCTTGACGGCTCGCTGCTGCTCGACCGGGACCCGTTCGACGGCGTGTCGCTGCCCGACGGCGTGATCGACCTCGCCGCCCTCGCCCGCCCGGGGACCGGCGCGGTCGAGCGGTGA
- a CDS encoding HalOD1 output domain-containing protein: MTVKRQATNRGRGEDDPDEPASTERARIGDPESYETASAAVVAALAEARNVDPTDLPPLFDWVDPDALDSVVRAATVRFRYAELLVTASADAVVVRDPAD, from the coding sequence ATGACCGTGAAACGACAGGCGACGAACCGAGGGCGAGGGGAGGATGACCCGGACGAACCGGCAAGCACGGAGCGAGCGCGGATAGGCGACCCGGAGAGCTACGAGACGGCGAGCGCGGCGGTCGTCGCGGCGCTCGCCGAGGCACGGAACGTCGACCCGACGGACCTGCCGCCGCTGTTCGACTGGGTCGACCCGGACGCGCTGGACAGCGTCGTGCGGGCCGCGACGGTACGGTTCCGGTACGCCGAACTGCTGGTGACCGCGTCGGCGGACGCGGTCGTGGTCCGGGACCCCGCCGACTGA
- a CDS encoding helix-turn-helix domain-containing protein, producing MTVIADLRVPPAEFVLAHSLHSVDDAQVEVERVAATGEDHVTPYFWVTADDLDAFDEALREDGTARDPHLLEDNERERLYRVDWHAPEHGVVYAIAESLATLLNASADEEWHVRLLFPDGEALSTFHEYAQRCGLAFDADRLYRPGDPAEFEQYGVTADQREALLAALRAGYFAVPRESNLAAVAAELGISDTALSTRLRRGYANLVRATIAQGEGQGDLNSVNTHG from the coding sequence ATGACAGTCATCGCTGATCTGCGAGTGCCCCCAGCGGAGTTCGTGCTCGCGCACTCGCTGCACTCCGTCGACGATGCGCAGGTCGAGGTGGAGCGCGTCGCGGCGACCGGCGAGGACCACGTGACGCCGTACTTCTGGGTGACCGCGGACGACCTGGACGCGTTCGACGAGGCGCTCCGGGAGGACGGCACGGCGCGGGACCCGCACCTGTTGGAGGACAACGAGCGCGAGCGCCTCTACCGGGTGGACTGGCACGCGCCGGAACACGGGGTGGTCTACGCCATCGCGGAGTCGCTGGCGACCCTGCTGAACGCGTCGGCGGACGAGGAGTGGCACGTCCGGTTGCTGTTTCCCGACGGCGAGGCCCTCTCGACGTTCCACGAGTACGCACAGCGCTGTGGCCTCGCGTTCGACGCCGACCGCCTCTACCGCCCGGGCGACCCCGCGGAGTTCGAACAGTACGGCGTCACCGCCGACCAGCGCGAGGCGCTGCTCGCCGCCCTCCGGGCGGGCTACTTCGCCGTCCCGCGTGAGTCGAACCTCGCGGCCGTGGCGGCGGAACTGGGCATCTCCGACACCGCGCTGTCGACCCGGCTCCGCCGCGGGTACGCGAACCTCGTCCGCGCGACGATCGCCCAGGGGGAGGGGCAGGGGGACTTAAACAGCGTGAATACTCACGGGTAG